One Littorina saxatilis isolate snail1 linkage group LG1, US_GU_Lsax_2.0, whole genome shotgun sequence genomic window carries:
- the LOC138958629 gene encoding uncharacterized protein has translation MSYVYYCAIVVQAVLTYTMLARAAQPTQRQDVMGSYTLSNEKQCQRLCWYRPLCTSYSYFTGVTETSGGSDSQSNCVLHTTSVEAAPANALEHFAGWSEKGASNTDISNTCRNRQCDQRSVCIPNYSTSSPVCLLMPSQCGTPGSVSNGDVIVLHGKEQDDVAQVQCDDAYEASPRDVSVDLRCQVTSAWTAFQGTCIQYEYNFYTRNINILQLPWSLTENSSMCIQVLDYQAGQYYLNLIPSLGQDQNEYLHFSMRYQFGAYNLTEVLWNVKKNGNYGTKRYLGVTPLVPGDSFNLTLHVQSDRLQLVLNETHVYDVPLFGVDGADISQSTMILLAGDGLTSYVNLISGC, from the exons ATGTCCTACGTGTACTACTGTGCCATTGTTGTGCAAGCGGTTCTGACTTATACAATGCTAGCCAGGGCTGCCCAGCCTACACAGAGACAGGATGTGATGGGATCCTACACACTGAGCAATGAGAAACAGTGTCAGAGGCTGTGTTGGTACCGTCCGTTGTGCACGAGCTACAGTTATTTTACTGGAGTGACGGAAACATCAGGGGGAAGTGACTCACAGTCGAACTGTGTTCTGCACACAACTTCTG TGGAAGCGGCTCCAGCCAACGCTTTAGAACATTTTGCTGGCTGGTCGGAGAAAGGAGCGTCTAATACTGACATCAGCAATACCTGCAGAAACCGCCAATGTGATCAACGAAGCGTTTGTATTCCCAACTATTCAACGTCATCGCCCGTCTGTCTGTTAATGCCGTCACAGTGTGGAACGCCGGGATCCGTCAGTAATGGTGACGTCATCGTTCTTCATGGCAAAGAGCAGGATGACGTAGCCCAAGTGCAGTGTGACGACGCGTACGAGGCGTCACCAAGAGATGTGTCTGTTGACCTACGGTGccag GTCACTTCGGCCTGGACAGCGTTTCAAGGCACGTGCATACAGTACGAGTACAACTTCTACACAAGGAACATAAATATCTTGCAACTGCCATGGAGTCTGACCGAAAACTCTTCGATGTGCATTCAAGTCTTGGACTACCAGGCCGGACAGTACTACTTGAACCTGATCCCTTCTCTGGGGCAAGATCAAAATGAGTATCTGCATTTTTCCATGAG GTACCAGTTCGGCGCCTATAACTTGACCGAGGTACTATGGAACGTCAAGAAAAATGGAAATTATGGAACCAAACGATACCTTGGGGTAACGCCTCTAGTTCCCGGAGACAGCTTCAACCTGACGCTTCACGTGCAGAGTGACAGGCTGCAGCTTGTGCTGAACGAGACGCACGTGTACGACGTCCCGCTGTTCGGGGTTGACGGGGCGGATATCAGTCAGTCTACCATGATCCTATTGGCTGGGGATGGTTTGACCAGCTATGTGAATCTGATTTCTGGCTGTTAA